One Setaria viridis chromosome 3, Setaria_viridis_v4.0, whole genome shotgun sequence DNA window includes the following coding sequences:
- the LOC117850939 gene encoding tRNA (mnm(5)s(2)U34)-methyltransferase, chloroplastic: protein MPPPPNPGFLLLRSQTLTPRFRRSPSCDPLLCRPRRCLSARASAAQLSAAGVATAQQPELGVEDAVVGFVTGKRRATEVAHAVWRSIVRKGDTVVDATCGNGNDTLALLKMVADERAQGCVYGMDIQDSAIESTSSFLKMAVDDDHQRELVKLFPICHSRMEEIVPKDAPVRLVAFNLGYLPGGDKTLITVPRTTELALQAASRILSSGGLISVLVYIGHPGGRDELDVVESFASSLPLDTWASCKLQMVNRPVAPVLILLNKK from the exons atgccgccgccgccgaaccctggcttcctcctcctccgctcccaaACCCTAACTCCTCGCTTCCGGCGAAGCCCCAGCTGCGACCCACTCCTTTGCCGGCCCAGGCGGTGCCtctccgcgcgcgcctccgccgcacAACTGTCCGCCGCGGGCGTCGCGACGGCGCAGCAACCTGAGCTTG GGGTGGAGGATGCGGTGGTGGGCTTCGTCACCGGCAAGAGGAGGGCCACCGAAGTAGCCCACGC GGTGTGGAGAAGTATTGTTCGGAAAGGGGATACAGTGGTTGATGCCACATGCGGGAATGGCAACGACACGCTTGCTTTGCTTAAGATGGTGGCTGATGAAAGAGCGCAGGGGTGTGTGTATGGGATGGACATTCAAGATTCGGCAATAGAGAGCACTTCCTCTTTTCTGAAAATGGCTGTGGATGATGACCATCAG CGGGAACTAGTAAAGCTATTTCCGATATGTCATAGTAGAATGGAGGAAATTGTTCCCAAAGATGCTCCTGTCAG GCTTGTAGCTTTCAATTTGGGCTACCTTCCAGGAGGAGATAAAACGCTAATCACAGTACCTAGGACAACTGAGCTAGCATTGCAAGCTGCCAGCAGAATTCTCAGTTCTGGGGGACTAATAAGTGTTCTTGTCTACATCGGGCATCCAGGTGGAAG GGATGAACTCGATGTTGTTGAATCATTTGCGTCAAGCCTTCCGCTTGATACCTGGGCGAGCTGCAAACTTCAAATGGTCAATAGGCCAGTTGCTCCAGTACTCATTCTTCTGAACAAAAAGTGA